In Sphaeramia orbicularis chromosome 7, fSphaOr1.1, whole genome shotgun sequence, one genomic interval encodes:
- the LOC115422168 gene encoding serine/threonine-protein kinase WNK2 isoform X4: MDVEGDSKSEAHPTPKYPSVPNSQRELAINMYEAMGDGNVNLEDSSAVVRGGSDPSAYPSSSSYQKNVHQRFIRRSLWFSDADEQAFEAPECDNRSKVLNINLRTIVDRTRGTSCGIQEGSSTESQGGQKDSATESVSADEEKEKGGDALNVTCSGKSAIKAASEENEEEAEMKAVSTSPGGRFLKFDIELGRGSFKTVYKGLDTETWVEVAWCELQDRKLSKVERQRFKEEAEMLKGLQHPNIVRFYDFWESSLKGKKCIVLVTELMTSGTLKTYLKRFKVMKPKVLRSWCRQILKGLHFLHTRTPPIIHRDLKCDNIFITGPTGSVKIGDLGLATLKAASFAKSVIGTPEFMAPEMYEEHYDEAVDVYAFGMCMLEMATSEYPYSECQNAAQIYRKVTSGVKPASYNKVMDPEIKEIIGECICQKKEERYTIKDLLNHAFFAEDTGVRVELAEEDDGKKVSIALKLWVEDHKKLKGKYKESGAIEFTFDLEKEVPEVVAQEMVESGFFHESDAKTVGKSIRDRVALIKWRRERTVSAAVPLDQSEGGHRVQMTPSQGISAGVAHVGQPLLPDSEDPEADQHRLRNLPTSATSVTSDGTLDSGTGSTVYSDSHSSQQSVLYQSLLEPITMATQQLDQCQGPLLTTARPHSCEKGEVWKPTLNPELRTHLGAAARRGSAPVIDTHRANHIAQLHALIKSQRSISPTPRVSECQSELSPTEVCSETKDGFLSQSSLPVLQVTPFSSPSEFRRLSDTCIDSTKENLVGRAPSGRRHSDLSSLINLASHHNHLFAMQRGHMCQACLALIHLKTREVSNRHTSVLPTHLCPCDLRHTLSTGGITSSPGYGVNPCSDFSLLQKSLYNIISRKGAPCHITPTQTSLVHPSVAHRPGRSDGDGSLKRHLLSGSSVGDQETLQDCMNRCGAQEQQVTRAVGVASSAGHQNQPSVQGLPSSSNTAVHTPLQYIQPGQSYSAVPYGGHSSAAAPAPNNICSVNIQQTNNAASYTPPNVQQCPAVPQHVQSYQAPGQQQQQGAGQSSSFPVPIQQTCQTYMAPTQQVQSSSGYPNPAQQLSAAASLTVQQPAQSYPVASAAPTLAASAQCHPAQAPSSLQHVQATVQLQSQQPGQSSCTPALNSQQIPIQQEHQQSPPQNAQSSIQQQQQAGQGLISIPPNLQHSQETASTIHQQKTQQPVLQSLQSSTRQQELTPALQQHSQTSLQPPVPQQSQDLSQTAVQTPAPQPHPTASSAINVAAPHQSYPAAGLPDAASQTYAHSSLSGLQQQTAPAQSQYLPAQSNAASQTYGGASQLVTPQGISAASQHSQAAHISQQFQPNLCFAAFLNQNIAAGQHISQLGQDGQSYGLNVKQAASSAPSQPLPSQASVHQQLQPLQISSSLQTTHQSQFPSQYPTVQVLPAVTDCESSYPHCSVPHPSTSSSLNPIFLSPGQTLPVTPSVSPLSPLLIENIFTPSIPVSLIPSPTPVMGKVGPTSPQHHSTTAMLQSVRSDVSIPQPTFISPLPTHPLHAHTASVQNTHPPKNGSTQSLIQQVPQQNPVGPPGLVPPSHTVQASQLTQPAVSSSPVQIGSETGAVTTATQLDNKNPCQLPPQNQSQTHIQSQIPALHPSESQNASSGSASLTQQKQHSAVTGAVGQGPAETTVEDQAAEKHSAGQSYDSVNSDATSGKEMSDGYEGTHGSKGEGKVRKHHRRSTRTRSRQEKISRPKLSMLNVCNTGDKMVECQLETHNHKMVTFKFDLDGDAPEEIATYMVENDFILPLEKEVFIEQLKDIVEKAEDMLSEDTEGERSSDQGGSPKQSDGAGILGAEGLKATAPSSPQLVYQQNVLHTGKRWFIICPVDETPMFDKEKTTPQTSTAHESEKPVLSSARSNSSVAAVSTPAASLSSQSPSPSSLPSAAQSSVQPQDQNVGKARVQQPQPCVTKHNLAAAGVSHNTSLPAEEPCISAVSMVTEMPCCAIVPPVSLEVNASDKGAAGGLASSQTNQPNLKTSPTGELPPQVASHQSVVLQQPYAASMQPVTSQPQSPAHQSSQASQSSQVSTQQQSAASGGPGESDSEGPRRVEFVDRTIKTLDEKLRNLLYQEHAPAQSCSSTSDPQASTTEGVSATPVSDSQSTEGALTKKKAELLPQIPERTDAVGALSDSALAATNRVSSRRDATSTSSSCGSKSRFQIIPTPPDVICHLEKSKTSHSTCSSAAPSSGSGGSHSLTKGPGKTEKDGMLVGKSSVSAAPDDENAETSKPHSNRYSAPPNFYQATPTSSPDSTPCHIPRAQTIDTSTPRHYHHSSHLYSDSADEESSSIALPPHPTPPAHALSEHSGSDLMKRAVAFLRRTGRSKSEQSADSPSRQPVAMNGHAPSPSAGHAQSSYISSDNDSEFEDADMRKELQKLREKHMKEISELQAFQRSEIEHLYKELGKTLPPNVGLLHAAPPSGRRRRASKHKLKAGKLLNPMVQQLRNNLNTNSVERKGESAASSSGSPAKSSVLSDGSAHSSGSSSSGSQPSTAPEQVHTQQPCSLKGSFSSDNIYAGLHGDRMASQANVAQGWTVYHQTSERVTYKSSSKPRTRFLSGPVSLSIWSSLNTPAAQTASHQTPTSLTTATPSPQPITRLAQVQTNNSNNKRGTFTDDLHKLVDDWTKETVAAAHQPRPSLNQIKQQRLRQELDGRAPPRGAASHEMKCRVGSSKFQLPLSCPLTSTLGPGMPKALAPNASAVPPPGYLLPSGSYGGMVPNPLYPPQWPGLPSPVGSVGPVGLLGAARMMPYVTMANPGIQAYPLVMHNAENGACPKTTRTT; encoded by the exons ATGGATGTGGAGGGTGATTCTAAATCAGAAGCCCACCCCACACCCAAATACCCCTCTGTGCCCAACTCCCAACGCGAACTGGCCATAAATATGTATGAGGCCATGGGTGATGGGAATGTCAATCTCGAGGACTCCTCTGCAGTAGTGAGAGGTGGGAGCGACCCCAGTGCGTACCCTTCATCATCCAGTTATCAGAAGAATGTGCATCAGAGATTCATCAGGAGAAGTCTGTGGTTCTCGGATGCGGACGAGCAGGCCTTTGAGGCTCCTGAGTGTGATAACAGGAGTAAGGTCCTCAACATAAACCTGCGGACAATAGTTGACAGGACACGAGGGACTAGTTGTGGGATACAGGAGGGTTCTAGTACTGAAAGTCAAGGTGGGCAAAAAGACAGTGCAACAGAAAGTGTCAGTGCTgatgaggagaaggagaaagGTGGAGATGCGTTGAATGTTACGTGCAGTGGTAAAAGTGCTATCAAAGCAGCCAGCGAGGAGAATGAGGAGGAGGCAGAGATGAAGGCAGTTTCCACATCTCCAGGGGGAAGGTTCCTCAAATTTGACATTGAGCTAGGAAGAGGGTCATTTAAGACTGTCTACAAAGGCCTGGATACCGAAACTTGGGTGGAAGTTGCCTGGTGTGAATTGCAG GATCGTAAGCTGTCAAAAGTGGAGAGACAGCGCTTTAAGGAGGAGGCAGAGATGTTGAAGGGTCTTCAGCATCCCAACATTGTACGTTTCTATGACTTTTGGGAGTCATCCCTCAAAGGAAAGAAATGTATTGTTTTAGTGACAGAACTCATGACATCAGGAACACTAAAAAC CTATCTCAAGCGTTTCAAGGTGATGAAGCCCAAGGTGCTGAGGAGCTGGTGTCGACAGATCCTGAAAGGCCTACATTTTCTCCATACTAGGACCCCTCCCATCATACATAGGGACCTCAAATGCGATAACATCTTTATCACCGGACCTACTGGCTCAGTCAAGATTGGTGATTTAGGACTGGCGACACTGAAGGCAGCTTCCTTTGCCAAAAGTGTCATTG GCACCCCAGAGTTCATGGCTCCAGAGATGTATGAGGAGCACTATGATGAGGCAGTTGATGTCTATGCCTTTGGGATGTGTATGCTGGAGATGGCCACCTCAGAATACCCCTACTCCGAGTGTCAAAATGCTGCTCAGATTTACCGCAAAGTTACTAGC GGAGTAAAACCGGCCAGCTACAACAAGGTCATGGATCCTGAAATCAAGGAGATTATTGGGGAGTGTATCTGCCAAAAGAAAGAGGAGCG CTACACCATCAAAGACCTGTTGAACCATGCCTTCTTTGCTGAGGACACAGGCGTTAGGGTGGAGCTAGCTGAGGAGGATGATGGGAAAAAGGTTTCAATAGCCCTGAAACTGTGGGTAGAAGACCACAAGAAGTTAAAAGGGAAATACAAGGAGAGTGGAGCCATCGAGTTTACTTTTGACTTGGAAAAGGAGGTCCCTGAAGTTGTGGCACAAGAGATG GTGGAGTCTGGCTTCTTCCACGAGAGTGATGCTAAGACTGTGGGAAAGTCGATCAGGGATCGTGTGGCACTGATCAAATGGAGGAGAGAGAGAACTGTGTCTGCTGCAGTTCCACTGGATCAGAGTGAAGGAGGCCACAGGGTTCAGATGACCCCATCTCAGGGCATCTCTGCTGGGGTTGCACATGTAGGACAGCCCCTTTTGCCTGATTCAGAAGACCCAGAGGCAGACCAGCACAGGCTGCGGAACCTACCAACCAGTGCTACATCAGTGACAT CCGACGGCACACTTGACAGTGGCACAGGCTCTACTGTGTACTCAGATTCACATAGCAGCCAACAGAGTGTCCTCTACCAGTCCCTGTTGGAGCCTATCACTATGGCAACACAGCAG CTTGATCAGTGCCAGGGACCTCTTCTGACAACAGCTCGTCCTCACTCGTGTGAGAAAGGTGAAGTGTGGAAGCCAACGCTGAACCCAGAGCTCAGGACTCATTTGGGAGCAGCAGCCCGGAGAGGAAGTGCCCCTGTTATTGACACTCATAGGGCAAACCACATTGCTCAACTCCATGCCCTCATTAAGTCTCAGAGATCAATCAGTCCTACCCCCAGAGTATCAGAGTGCCAGTCTGAGCTCAGCCCCACAGAGGTTTGCTCAGAGACTAAGGATGGGTTCCTTTCCCAGAGTTCACTCCCAGTGTTACAGGTCACCCCTTTTTCTTCACCTTCTGAATTCCGTCGCCTCAGTGACACCTGCATCGACTCTACTAAGGAAAATTTGGTAGGACGTGCACCAAGTGGACGCAGACACTCTGACTTAAGCAGTCTTATAAATCTTGCCTCTCATCACAACCATTTATTTGCCATGCAAAGAGGACACATGTGCCAAGCCTGCCTTGCTTTGATTCATCTGAAGACACGTGAAGTCAGTAACCGCCACACCTCTGTTTTGCCAACACATCTTTGTCCATGTGACCTGAGACACACCTTGTCTACAGGTGGTATAACATCCTCCCCTGGATATGGGGTGAACCCCTGTTCAGATTTCTCATTACTGCAGAAGTCACTGTACAATATAATTAGCCGCAAAGGAGCCCCGTGTCACATTACACCCACCCAGACCTCGCTGGTGCACCCCTCAGTTGCTCATAGGCCAGGCCGAAGTGATGGAGACGGGAGCCTGAAGAGGCATCTTCTGAGTGGCAGTTCAGTTGGGGACCAAGAAACCCTCCAGGACTGCATGAATAGATGCGGTGCTCAAGAGCAGCAAGTTACCAGGGCTGTCGGAGTG GCTAGTTCTGCAGGTCACCAGAATCAGCCATCTGTCCAGGGCCTGCCTTCTTCATCCAACACAGCAGTGCACACACCTCTGCAGTACATCCAGCCTGGACAGAGTTACTCTGCTGTTCCTTATGGTGGCCATTCAAGTGCTGCAGCACCAGCTCCTAACAATATTTGTTCAGTCAACATCCAGCAAACAAATAATGCTGCTAGCTACACCCCTCCTAATGTGCAACAGTGCCCAGCAGTACCCCAACATGTGCAAAGCTACCAAGCGCCAGGTCAACAACAGCAACAGGGAGCAGGACAAAGCTCTTCATTTCCTGTACCGATCCAGCAAACGTGTCAGACTTACATGGCTCCAACACAACAGGTTCAGTCTTCATCAGGATATCCTAATCCTGCTCAGCAACTGAGTGCAGCAGCTAGTCTGACAGTACAGCAGCCAGCACAAAGCTATCCTGTTGCATCTGCAGCACCAACATTGGCAGCCTCAGCTCAGTGTCATCCGGCACAGGCTCCCAGCTCACTGCAGCACGTCCAAGCCACAGTCCAACTGCAGAGTCAGCAGCCTGGCCAGAGCTCATGCACACCAGCACTTAACAGCCAACAGATACCTATTCAGCAAGAGCACCAACAGTCTCCACCACAAAATGCTCAGTCCAGTATTCAACAACAGCAACAAGCTGGGCAAGGCTTAATATCTATTCCGCCTAATCTCCAGCATAGCCAAGAAACTGCATCAACTATACAccaacaaaagacacaacagcCTGTCCTGCAAAGCCTGCAGTCTTCTACACGGCAACAAGAACTCACACCAGCTCTGCAACAGCACAGTCAGACATCTCTGCAGCCTCCAGTTCCACAGCAGAGCCAGGATTTATCCCAGACTGCAGTTCAGACTCCTGCTCCCCAGCCCCATCCAACAGCATCCTCGGCTATAAATGTTGCAGCTCCACATCAGAGTTACCCTGCTGCAGGCCTACCTGATGCTGCATCTCAGACCTATGCACATTCCTCCCTCAGTGGGCTGCAGCAGCAGACTGCTCCAGCTCAGAGCCAGTACCTGCCTGCACAGTCTAATGCTGCTTCACAGACTTATGGAGGAGCCAGCCAGTTAGTGACTCCCCAAGGCATTTCAGCTGCTTCCCAGCATAGCCAGGCTGCACACATATCACAACAG TTTCAACCCAATCTTTGCTTCGCTGCTTTCCTGAATCAG AATATTGCTGCTGGTCAACACATTTCACAACTAGGACAAGACGGACAGAGCTATGGGCTGAATGTCAAACAGGCAGCTTCCAGTGCACCATCCCAGCCTCTACCTTCTCAGGCTTCTGTCCACCAACAGCTCCAACCTCTGCAGATTTCATCTTCTTTACAAACAACACACCAGTCCCAG TTCCCTTCACAGTATCCCACAGTCCAGGTGTTGCCAGCTGTGACTGACTGTGAATCATCTTACCCTCACTGCTCTGTCCCCCACCCTTCAACCTCCTCTTCTCTCAATCCCATTTTCTTGTCTCCTGGCCAAACTCTTCCTGTAACTCCTTCTGTCTCTCCCCTTTCCCCCCTACTCATTGAAAACATTTTCACTCCATCAATTCCGGTTTCACTCATACCATCTCCCACACCTGTGATGGGTAAAGTGGGACCCACTTCTCCTCAGCACCACTCCACCACTGCCATGTTGCAGAGTGTTAGATCTGATGTTTCCATTCCACAACCTACATTTATTTCACCATTACCCACACACCCACTGCACGCACACACTGCCTCGGTCCAGAACACACACCCTCCCAAAAACGGAAGCACTCAGTCCCTGATACAG CAGGTTCCCCAGCAGAACCCCGTTGGCCCCCCTGGGCTTGTCCCCCCTTCCCACACAGTCCAGGCTTCTCAGCTTACACAACCAGCAGTGTCCTCTTCACCCGTGCAGATTGGCTCTGAGACAGGAGCTGTAACCACTGCTACCCAGCTGGACAATAAGAATCCATGCCAGCTGCCCCCACAGAACCAGAGTCAGACTCATATTCAGAGCCAGATTCCTGCACTGCACCCTTCTGAGTCTCAGAATGCATCATCAGGATCTGCCAGTTTGACTCAGCAGAAACAGCATAGTGCTGTGACAGGAGCTGTTGGTCAGGGTCCAGCAGAGACCACTGTGGAG GATCAAGCTGCAGAGAAACACTCAGCAGGACAGAGCTATGACAG TGTCAACTCGGATGCTACTTCAGGAAAAGAGATGAGTGATGGTTATGAGGGGACACATGGAAGCAAAGGCGAGGGGAAAGTCCGCAAACACCACCGCAGATCTACACGTACTCGCTCTCGACAGGAGAAGATTAGCAGGCCAAAGCTCAGCATGCTCAAC GTGTGTAACACTGGGGATAAGATGGTAGAGTGTCAGTTGGAAACGCACAACCATAAGATGGTCACTTTCAAGTTTGACTTGGATGGAGATGCACCAGAAGAAATAGCTACATACATG GTGGAAAATGATTTCATTCTGCCGCTGGAAAAAGAGGTGTTTATTGAGCAGCTGAAGGACATTGTGGAAAAGGCTGAGGACATGCTGAGTGAAGACACTGAGGGTGAGAGGAGCTCTGACCAGGGAGGCAGTCCCAAACAAAGTGATGGAGCTGGCATTCTGGGAGCAGAG GGTTTGAAGGCCACTGCACCCAGCTCCCCACAGCTAGTGTACCAGCAAAatg TCCTCCACACTGGCAAACGCTGGTTTATCATCTGTCCAGTGGATGAAACTCCCATGTTCGACAAAGAGAAGACTACACCTCAGACCTCTACAGCCCATG AATCTGAAAAGCCTGTGTTATCATCAGCCAGGTCCAACAGCAGTGTTGCTGCAGTGTCTACCCCAGCTGCATCTTTATCCTCACAGAGCCCGTCCCCCTCCTCTCTGCCCTCTGCAGCCCAGTCATCAGTACAACCTCAGGACCAAAATGTGGGCAAAGCTAGGGTCCAGCAGCCACAGCCCTGTGTAACAAAACATAACCTTGCTGCTGCAGGTGTCAGCCATAACACCTCCCTTCCTGCAGAGGAGCCTTGCATCTCAGCTGTCTCTATGGTAACAGAGATGCCATGCTGTGCTATTGTGCCACCTGTCTCTCTAGAGGTGAATGCCAGTGATAAAGGGGCAGCTGGTGGTTTGGCCTCTTCTCAAACTAATCAGCCTAACCTGAAGACCAGTCCTACTGGAGAACTACCCCCTCAGGTGGCTTCCCATCAATCTGTGGTTCTGCAGCAACCTTACGCTGCATCAATGCAGCCAGTGACGTCCCAGCCCCAAAGTCCAGCCCATCAATCTTCCCAGGCCTCTCAGAGTTCCCAGGTGTCAACCCAGCAGCAGTCAGCAGCAAGTGGTGGACCAGGGGAGTCAGATAGTGAGGGACCACGAAGGGTGGAGTTTGTCGACCGCACCATCAAGACTCTGGATGAGAAACTAAGAAACCTTTTGTACCAGGAGCATGCTCCAGCCCAGTCTTGCAGTTCTACCTCTGACCCCCAGGCCTCCACCACAGAGGGAGTGAGCGCAACACCAGTCTCAGACAGCCAAAGCACCGAGGGAGCACTTACAAAGAAGAAGGCAGAGCTGCTG CCTCAGATACCTGAGCGTACAGATGCTGTGGGTGCACTAAGTGACTCTGCCTTGGCAG CCACTAATAGGGTTTCAAGCAGAAGAGATGCAACTTCCACCTCAAGTTCATGTGGTTCCAAGAGCCGTTTTCAA ATCATCCCCACCCCACCGGATGTTATTTGCCATTTAGAGAAAAGCAAGACGAGCCACAGTACCTGTAGTTCTGCAGCACCCTCTAGTGGTTCTGGAGGGTCTCACAGTCTGACGAAAGGCCCAGGCAAGACTGAGAAAGATGGTATGCTTGTTGGCAAGTCATCTGTATCTGCTGCACCAGATGATGAGAATGCAGAAACCTCCAAACCCCACAGCAACCGTTACTCCGCCCCGCCTAACTTCTACCAGGCCACCCCTACTTCCAGCCCAGATAGCACCCCTTGCCATATTCCCCGTGCCCAGACCATAGACACCTCCACACCTCGCCACTACCACCACTCCTCTCACCTGTACTCTGATTCAGCAGATGAAGAAAGCAGCAGCATAGCCCTCCCTCCCCACCCTACTCCCCCTGCCCATGCCCTGTCTGAACACAGCGGAAGCGACCTCATGAAGAGGGCAGTGGCTTTCCTGCGGCGTACCGGCCGGAGCAAAAGTGAGCAGAGCGCTGATTCACCGAGCCGGCAGCCTGTGGCAATGAACGGTCATGCTCCTTCGCCTTCTGCAGGACATGCCCAGTCATCCTACATTAGCAGTGACAATGATTCTGAGTTTGAGGATGCAGACATGAGGAAAGAACTGCAGAAACTGAGAGAAAA ACACATGAAGGAAATCTCAGAGCTGCAGGCCTTCCAAAGGAGTGAGATTGAGCATCTGTACAAGGAACTGGGTAAAACTCTGCCTCCGAATGTAGGCCTTCTTCATGCTGCACCTCCAAGTGGCCGCAGACGCAGGGCTAGCAAACATAAGCTGAAGGCTGGAAAACTGCTCAATCCAATGGTGCAGCAGCTCAGAAACAACCTCAACACCAACAGTGTTGAGAGAAAAG gtGAGAGTGCTGCCAGTTCTTCTGGCTCTCCTGCTAAAAGTTCAGTTTTATCAGATGGCTCGGCCCACTCCAGTGGAAGCTCCAGCTCTGGCAGTCAGCCCAGCACTGCCCCAGAGCAGGTCCATACCCAACAGCCTTGTTCCTTGAAGGGGTCTTTTTCCTCAGACAACATATATGCTGGTCTACACGGTGACAGAATGGCTTCCCAAGCTAACGTTGCCCAAG GCTGGACGGTTTACCACCAAACGTCAGAGAGAGTCACCTATAAGTCTAGTAGCAAACCACGCACTAGATTCCTCAGTGGACCTGTGTCTCTGTCcatct GGTCCTCTCTGAACACGCCTGCAGCTCAGACCGCCTCCCATCAGACGCCGACGTCTCTCACCACAGCCACGCCGTCTCCTCAGCCAATCACACGTCTTGCTCAGGTCCAGACCAACAACAGTAACAACAAGAGGGGCACGTTTACTGACGATCTTCACAAACTAGTGGATGACTGGACGAAAGAGACAGTGGCAGCAGCCCATCAGCCACGCCCCTCCCTCAATCAGATCAAACAGCAGAGACTCCGGCAGGAGCTGGATGGCAGAGCTCCACCCAGAGGAGCAGCTTCACACGAG ATGAAATGCCGTGTTGGATCCAGCAAGTTCCAGCTTCCTCTGTCCTGCCCCCTGACTTCTACTTTAGGTCCAGGTATGCCTAAAGCCCTGGCTCCAAACGCCTCTGCAGTGCCCCCTCCTGGATACCTTTTGCCATCAGGCTCCTATGGCGGGATGGTACCCAACCCTCTTTACCCCCCGCAGTGGCCTGGTTTACCTAGTCCTGTAGGGTCTGTGGGTCCTGTAGGCCTGCTTGGTGCTGCAAGAATGATGCCCTATGTCACAATGGCAAACCCAGGAATCCAAGCCTACCCTCTGGTTATGCACAATGCTGAGAATGGCGCCTGTCCGAAAACCACTAGGACTACTTAA